Proteins encoded in a region of the Halothiobacillus diazotrophicus genome:
- a CDS encoding substrate-binding domain-containing protein: protein MSIEIQPQWRLKRRDGEEVSLALLLQLLSSIRDLGNIGSAAAQANLSYRHAWGLLRSFEQVFSAPLLEKSRGKGTTLTPLAEKLIWADKRITARLTPILESFASELESILSSAPAALRITASHGFAVEQLIKRLNTDDVPVEINYRNRLEAVTALARGECDLAGFHVPVGEFEMATKSCLKWLDPKEHSLIHLAYRTQGLFIAKGNPKQIEGLADLTRNDVRFINRQEGSGTKMLLELLLAKANIDPRDIPDYDHAEFTHAAIAAFVASKMADIGFGVETAARRFDLDFIPLAKENYFFACKTSNLPHAIIKLAREIMQEEAFRTAVNTLPGYDGSQSGALVAFEEIFH, encoded by the coding sequence ATGAGCATTGAAATACAGCCCCAATGGCGTCTCAAAAGACGAGATGGGGAGGAAGTATCGCTGGCCCTTCTGCTGCAGCTGCTCTCGTCCATCCGTGATCTCGGCAATATCGGCAGCGCGGCAGCGCAGGCAAATCTGTCCTACCGGCATGCCTGGGGACTGCTGCGTAGCTTTGAACAGGTGTTCTCCGCGCCCCTGCTCGAAAAATCGCGCGGCAAGGGCACGACACTGACACCCCTCGCGGAAAAACTGATCTGGGCGGATAAGCGCATCACGGCGCGACTCACCCCGATTCTGGAAAGTTTTGCATCCGAGCTGGAGTCGATCCTGAGCAGTGCCCCGGCTGCATTACGCATCACGGCTTCCCACGGATTCGCTGTGGAACAGTTGATCAAACGACTGAATACGGACGACGTGCCCGTTGAGATCAACTACCGAAACCGGCTTGAAGCGGTGACGGCCCTGGCACGCGGGGAATGCGATCTCGCCGGATTTCACGTACCGGTGGGAGAATTCGAGATGGCCACGAAATCCTGTCTGAAATGGCTGGATCCGAAAGAGCACAGCCTGATCCACCTGGCCTACCGAACCCAGGGGTTGTTCATTGCGAAGGGCAACCCGAAGCAGATCGAAGGTCTTGCGGACCTGACCCGCAATGACGTGCGCTTCATCAATCGACAAGAAGGGTCGGGAACGAAAATGCTGCTGGAGTTACTGCTCGCCAAGGCGAACATCGATCCTCGGGACATTCCCGATTACGACCACGCAGAATTTACGCATGCGGCCATAGCCGCCTTTGTCGCCAGCAAGATGGCGGACATCGGCTTCGGCGTCGAAACCGCAGCCCGGCGTTTCGATCTCGATTTCATTCCTCTCGCGAAGGAAAATTATTTTTTCGCCTGCAAGACGTCGAACCTGCCGCACGCGATCATCAAGCTCGCCCGGGAAATCATGCAGGAGGAAGCGTTCCGGACCGCGGTCAACACCCTCCCCGGTTACGATGGCAGCCAGTCGGGCGCGCTGGTCGCCTTCGAGGAAATATTCCACTGA
- a CDS encoding formate dehydrogenase subunit gamma, whose protein sequence is MSPETIHRQVADIIDQHRQKPGALLPILHAIQDTLGFVPPESVFQIALALNRSRAEVHGVITFYHHFRTTPPADHVIQVCRAEACQSMGSDQLVDHVSRRVATCRAGQFDVHPVYCLGLCASAPAMMIDDTLHARVSPQKFDQLVDRLEAHS, encoded by the coding sequence ATGAGTCCTGAAACCATCCATCGGCAGGTCGCCGACATCATCGATCAGCATCGCCAGAAGCCGGGTGCACTCTTGCCGATCCTTCATGCCATACAGGACACATTGGGTTTCGTACCTCCTGAGTCTGTCTTTCAGATTGCCCTTGCCCTGAATCGATCACGCGCCGAAGTCCATGGCGTGATCACCTTCTATCATCACTTCCGCACCACACCGCCTGCCGATCACGTCATCCAGGTCTGCCGAGCAGAAGCCTGCCAGAGCATGGGGAGCGATCAGCTTGTCGATCATGTGTCCCGCCGGGTTGCGACCTGTCGTGCCGGACAATTCGACGTGCATCCCGTTTATTGCCTTGGTCTATGTGCTTCGGCGCCTGCAATGATGATCGACGATACATTGCATGCTCGGGTCTCACCGCAAAAGTTCGATCAGTTGGTCGATCGACTGGAGGCACATTCATGA
- a CDS encoding formate dehydrogenase beta subunit produces the protein MSRQPNYRVFVPRDSAALALGADAVAQAVRSEALQRGIDVTLVRNGSRGLFWLEPLVEVQTPQGRIAYGPVEAKDVPGLFDAGFLQGGMHPRSLGLTEEIAYLKRQERLTFARVGIIDPLSLSDYVAHEGYEGLRQALTLPADEIVHAVTESGLRGRGGAAFPTGIKWKTVLDTPAAQKYIACNADEGDSGTFADRMIMEGDPFVLIEGMTIAGLAVGATQGYIYVRSEYPLAIEILNAAIDRARAAGYLGSDILGSGKVFELEVRKAAGAYVCGEETAMLESIEGKRGIVRSKPPLPAITGLFGKPTVINNVISLASVPIILAKGSGFYRDFGMGRSRGTLPFQLAGNIRRGGLIEKAFGVTLRELMFDFGGGSITGRPIKAAQVGGPLGTYLPESQWDTPLDYEAYSAMGAVVGHGGIVVHDDTADLAKLARYAMQFCAIESCGKCTPCRIGATRGVEVMDKIIADEDRPAQIALLRDLCDTMLHGSMCAMGGMTPFPVLSALDHFPEDFSQSLAEETAAGVHHV, from the coding sequence ATGAGTCGCCAGCCGAATTATCGGGTATTCGTGCCCAGGGATTCAGCCGCACTGGCGTTGGGCGCGGATGCCGTCGCCCAAGCGGTGCGCAGCGAAGCGCTGCAACGCGGTATCGACGTGACGCTGGTGCGCAATGGTTCACGCGGACTGTTCTGGCTGGAGCCCCTCGTCGAGGTGCAAACGCCCCAGGGGCGTATTGCCTATGGTCCCGTGGAGGCCAAGGATGTGCCGGGACTATTCGATGCCGGATTTCTGCAGGGTGGGATGCACCCCCGCTCCTTGGGGCTGACGGAAGAGATCGCGTATCTCAAACGACAGGAACGCCTGACCTTTGCCCGTGTCGGGATCATCGATCCGCTTTCTCTGAGTGATTATGTTGCCCACGAAGGTTACGAGGGTTTACGCCAGGCACTGACCCTGCCGGCTGACGAGATCGTGCATGCGGTCACCGAGTCGGGTCTTCGCGGTCGTGGCGGGGCGGCATTTCCGACCGGCATCAAGTGGAAGACAGTGCTCGATACCCCCGCTGCGCAGAAGTACATCGCCTGCAATGCAGACGAGGGAGATTCAGGCACGTTCGCTGACCGCATGATCATGGAAGGCGATCCCTTCGTCCTCATCGAGGGCATGACCATAGCCGGACTGGCCGTCGGCGCCACGCAGGGGTATATCTATGTGCGTTCGGAGTATCCGCTGGCGATTGAAATCCTGAATGCGGCCATCGATCGCGCCCGCGCTGCCGGGTATCTCGGTTCGGATATCCTGGGTTCCGGCAAGGTGTTCGAACTGGAAGTGCGTAAGGCGGCTGGGGCTTATGTGTGCGGTGAGGAAACCGCGATGCTGGAAAGTATCGAAGGCAAGCGGGGCATCGTACGTTCCAAGCCGCCTTTGCCGGCCATCACCGGCCTGTTCGGTAAGCCCACCGTCATCAACAACGTGATTTCCCTGGCGAGCGTGCCGATCATCCTGGCCAAGGGTTCTGGCTTCTACCGGGATTTCGGCATGGGACGTTCCCGCGGGACCCTGCCATTCCAGCTTGCCGGCAATATCCGCCGGGGCGGTCTGATCGAGAAGGCGTTCGGGGTCACCTTGCGCGAACTGATGTTCGATTTCGGCGGCGGTTCGATCACAGGCCGCCCGATCAAGGCAGCGCAAGTGGGCGGCCCCCTCGGCACATATCTTCCCGAATCCCAATGGGATACGCCGCTGGATTACGAGGCCTACTCGGCCATGGGGGCCGTGGTCGGTCACGGCGGCATCGTGGTGCACGACGACACGGCGGATCTGGCGAAATTGGCCCGTTACGCCATGCAGTTCTGCGCCATCGAATCCTGCGGCAAGTGTACGCCGTGCCGGATCGGCGCCACCCGGGGCGTCGAGGTGATGGACAAGATCATCGCCGATGAGGACCGACCCGCGCAGATCGCCCTGCTGCGCGATCTCTGCGACACCATGCTGCACGGCTCCATGTGCGCGATGGGCGGCATGACCCCGTTCCCTGTGCTCTCCGCACTGGATCATTTCCCCGAGGATTTTTCGCAGTCGCTCGCCGAAGAAACGGCTGCAGGAGTACATCATGTTTGA